Proteins found in one Arthrobacter pascens genomic segment:
- a CDS encoding class I SAM-dependent methyltransferase, producing MNSVVEPPMEEQSSEQRLAEFYNRRAASGTEHPLSARRVEQRERFISLLKAEGRHGVLEIGSGPGLDGLKFVQAGIHYMGVDLSEGHVRLARAKGLEVSVASARRLPFPDSAFPAVWSMSTLLHIPASDIDAVLRELVRVTAPGGPIAVGLWSGEDEELLNPEDDVEPRRFFSRRSDQTVRQVFGRHGAIEDFVTWPEGPGPESGPGAGQWTQHYQFLILRTPGSPK from the coding sequence ATGAACAGCGTTGTGGAGCCGCCGATGGAGGAACAAAGCAGTGAGCAGCGCCTCGCGGAGTTCTACAACCGCCGCGCGGCTTCCGGCACGGAACATCCCCTGTCTGCCCGGCGGGTTGAACAGCGGGAGCGGTTCATTAGCCTGCTCAAGGCCGAGGGCCGCCACGGCGTCCTGGAGATCGGTTCGGGCCCTGGCCTGGACGGCCTGAAGTTCGTGCAGGCCGGCATCCACTATATGGGTGTTGATTTGTCCGAAGGGCACGTCCGGCTGGCCAGGGCGAAGGGCCTGGAAGTCTCGGTTGCGAGCGCGCGCAGGCTGCCGTTCCCGGATAGTGCGTTCCCGGCGGTCTGGTCCATGAGCACATTGCTGCACATCCCTGCCAGCGACATCGACGCCGTCCTGCGGGAGCTGGTGCGGGTGACGGCCCCCGGAGGGCCCATCGCCGTCGGCCTCTGGTCCGGTGAGGACGAAGAGCTGCTCAACCCCGAGGACGACGTCGAACCCCGTCGATTCTTCAGCCGGCGGAGCGACCAGACGGTACGGCAGGTCTTTGGCCGCCACGGTGCCATCGAGGACTTTGTCACGTGGCCGGAAGGCCCGGGCCCGGAGTCCGGTCCCGGGGCCGGCCAGTGGACCCAGCACTACCAGTTCCTCATTCTCCGCACCCCCGGCTCCCCCAAGTGA
- a CDS encoding gamma carbonic anhydrase family protein, translated as MAPLYAFAGDTPAVHESAFVAPTASIIGNASLAQDSSAFYGVSVRADTAAITVGAGSNLQDNVVLHADPGFPCSVGAGVSVGHAAVVHGCTVEDDCLIGMGATVLNGAVIGAGSLVAAGAVILEGTVVPPRSLVAGVPAKVRRELSDEEFEGVKQNAARYVELARAHRGLHG; from the coding sequence ATGGCTCCCCTTTACGCTTTTGCCGGCGACACCCCGGCTGTCCACGAATCGGCCTTTGTGGCCCCCACCGCGTCGATCATCGGCAACGCCAGCCTGGCCCAGGACTCCAGCGCCTTCTACGGCGTCTCCGTCCGGGCTGACACTGCCGCCATTACGGTGGGCGCCGGCAGCAACCTGCAGGACAATGTGGTGCTGCACGCGGATCCCGGCTTCCCGTGCAGCGTCGGCGCGGGGGTCAGCGTGGGCCACGCCGCCGTCGTCCATGGCTGCACCGTGGAGGACGACTGCCTGATCGGCATGGGCGCCACCGTCCTGAACGGAGCAGTGATCGGCGCCGGCTCGCTGGTGGCTGCGGGCGCGGTGATCCTGGAAGGTACGGTGGTCCCGCCCCGCTCGCTGGTGGCCGGAGTTCCCGCCAAAGTGCGGCGGGAACTCAGCGACGAGGAGTTCGAGGGCGTCAAGCAGAACGCCGCCCGCTATGTCGAACTGGCCCGCGCCCACCGCGGGCTGCACGGCTAG
- a CDS encoding flavin monoamine oxidase family protein: MTIATELPASDPSSTIAEQAADATAAPGGPDQGPITMLNPDFPFSYDHYLAHPAGLGAVPPQLYGTEVAVVGAGLSGLVTAYELMKLGLRPVVYEADQIGGRLRTASFPSAPGVVADLGGMRFPVSGKAFYHYVDLLGLDTQDFPNPLSPVTSSTVIELAGQKHYAATAHDLPPFFREVADAWKAAVNDGAKFSEMQEAIRARDTDRIKELWNALLPLMDEQTFYGFIAGSESFKEAGFAHREAFGQVGFGTGGWDTDFPNSILEILRVVYTDADDQHRLITGGAQRLPEALWQHAPSGIAHWPEGTSLASLHSGAPRGAVGKISRDPSGDLRIRESWGREATYPAVVTTCQSWLLSTRIHTEEALFPAELWTAIERSHYMQSSKTFVMVDRPFWKDIDPDTGREVLSMTLTDRLNRATYLLDDGPDKPAVILLSYTWNDDALKWLALDADERVQLMLHSLEQIYPGVDISSHIVGQPITVSWEADPNFMGAFKANLPGHYRYQQRLFTHFKQDRLPEGQRGIFLAGDDVSFTAGWAEGAVTTGLNAVWGVVNHLGGSSAQGNPGPGELLDAIGPISLD; the protein is encoded by the coding sequence ATGACCATCGCCACCGAGCTGCCGGCCTCAGATCCGTCCAGCACCATCGCAGAGCAAGCCGCGGACGCAACCGCGGCCCCCGGCGGACCGGACCAGGGCCCCATCACCATGCTGAACCCGGACTTCCCGTTCAGCTATGACCACTACCTGGCCCACCCGGCCGGCCTGGGCGCTGTTCCGCCCCAGCTCTACGGCACCGAGGTAGCAGTTGTGGGAGCGGGCCTTTCCGGGCTGGTGACGGCCTATGAGCTGATGAAGCTGGGCCTTCGGCCGGTGGTCTATGAGGCAGACCAGATCGGCGGCCGGCTGCGTACCGCAAGCTTTCCCTCCGCCCCAGGAGTAGTGGCAGACCTCGGCGGGATGCGGTTCCCCGTCTCCGGCAAGGCCTTCTACCACTACGTGGACCTGCTGGGCCTGGACACTCAGGACTTCCCCAATCCTTTGTCGCCCGTAACCTCCAGCACTGTGATCGAACTCGCCGGGCAGAAGCATTACGCCGCGACGGCCCACGACCTGCCGCCGTTCTTCCGCGAGGTGGCGGATGCCTGGAAGGCCGCAGTGAACGACGGCGCGAAGTTCAGCGAGATGCAGGAAGCCATCCGCGCCCGCGACACCGACCGCATCAAGGAACTCTGGAACGCGCTCCTGCCCCTGATGGACGAACAGACCTTTTACGGGTTCATCGCCGGCAGCGAGTCCTTCAAGGAAGCCGGGTTCGCGCACCGTGAGGCCTTTGGCCAGGTGGGCTTCGGCACGGGTGGCTGGGACACAGACTTCCCCAACTCCATCCTTGAGATCCTCCGCGTTGTCTACACCGACGCCGATGACCAGCACCGGCTCATCACCGGAGGAGCACAAAGGCTCCCCGAGGCACTGTGGCAGCACGCGCCGTCGGGCATTGCCCACTGGCCCGAAGGAACATCACTGGCGTCGCTGCACTCAGGCGCGCCCCGCGGCGCCGTCGGAAAAATCAGCCGCGATCCCAGCGGCGACCTGCGCATCCGTGAGAGCTGGGGCAGGGAAGCCACCTACCCCGCCGTGGTGACCACCTGTCAGTCCTGGCTGCTGTCCACGCGCATCCACACCGAGGAAGCGTTGTTCCCGGCGGAGCTGTGGACCGCAATCGAACGCTCGCACTACATGCAGTCATCCAAGACGTTTGTGATGGTGGACCGGCCGTTCTGGAAGGACATCGATCCAGACACCGGCCGCGAAGTGCTGTCCATGACCTTGACTGACCGGCTCAACCGGGCCACGTACCTCCTGGACGACGGACCGGACAAGCCCGCCGTGATTCTGCTGTCCTACACCTGGAACGATGACGCCCTCAAGTGGCTGGCCTTGGACGCGGACGAGCGTGTGCAGCTCATGCTGCATTCGCTGGAGCAGATCTATCCGGGTGTGGACATCTCCAGCCACATCGTGGGCCAGCCCATCACGGTCTCCTGGGAAGCGGACCCCAACTTCATGGGGGCGTTCAAGGCCAATCTCCCCGGGCACTACCGCTACCAACAGCGGCTCTTCACGCACTTCAAGCAGGACAGGTTGCCGGAGGGCCAACGCGGGATCTTCCTCGCGGGGGATGACGTGTCCTTTACGGCGGGCTGGGCAGAGGGCGCCGTGACCACCGGCCTGAACGCGGTGTGGGGTGTGGTCAACCACCTCGGCGGTTCGTCGGCACAGGGCAACCCCGGTCCCGGCGAGCTCCTTGATGCAATCGGCCCGATCAGCCTCGACTAG
- a CDS encoding amino acid permease encodes MTVPTLTGQRPPAATGRPGLTAQLLRRKPIGQMVSEADEGHGGTKLVRSFGVLQLTMISVGATLGTGILVILGESVPLAGPAIWISFAIAGLAALLSAVSYAEMAGLVPVAGSSYSYSYATMGEGMAWICGWCLVLEYAVSVAAVAVGAGQYVNETLAVFGQVLPDAISQPPGEGGLMNIPAMVIVVLAMLLLVKGAKESAWINTSIVVVKVGILLFFCAVAFTAFNAGNFEPLLPMGAAGVSAAASSVFFSYIGFDAASTAGEEARNPKKDLPRAIMLSMVIVTTIYVLVAVAAIGARPWGWFDGTDAALVRILEETTGQPWIALVFAVGAVLAIASIVLTVLYGQTRILLSMSRDGLVPKIFGRVSRRTGTPVAGTLLVGTAVALTAGLVPLGALADATSIGTLFAFALVNVAVIYLRRTRPELERTFRVPLFPLTPILGALMCGYLMLNLGADTWVVFGIWMLVGVAAYFGYGRRNSRVASLTHEEYRELSGRESSTLSTPEPTKAEIS; translated from the coding sequence ATGACTGTGCCAACCCTCACCGGACAGCGGCCCCCGGCAGCCACGGGCCGTCCGGGACTGACCGCCCAACTGCTCCGCCGCAAGCCGATCGGTCAGATGGTCAGTGAAGCCGACGAAGGCCACGGCGGCACCAAGCTGGTGCGCAGCTTCGGTGTCCTGCAGCTGACCATGATCAGCGTCGGCGCCACCCTTGGAACCGGCATCCTGGTGATCCTGGGCGAATCGGTGCCGCTCGCCGGGCCCGCCATTTGGATTTCCTTCGCCATTGCAGGGCTGGCCGCGCTGCTTTCCGCCGTGTCCTACGCGGAGATGGCCGGCCTGGTTCCGGTTGCCGGCTCCAGCTACTCCTACAGTTATGCCACCATGGGCGAGGGCATGGCCTGGATCTGCGGCTGGTGCCTGGTATTGGAATACGCAGTCTCCGTCGCCGCTGTGGCCGTTGGCGCGGGCCAGTACGTCAATGAGACCCTGGCCGTCTTTGGACAGGTCCTGCCGGACGCAATCTCGCAGCCGCCCGGTGAAGGCGGGCTGATGAACATTCCGGCGATGGTCATAGTGGTGCTGGCAATGCTCCTGCTCGTCAAGGGCGCCAAGGAAAGCGCCTGGATCAACACCTCGATCGTCGTCGTCAAGGTAGGCATCCTGCTCTTCTTCTGTGCCGTGGCCTTCACAGCCTTCAACGCCGGCAACTTCGAGCCACTCCTCCCCATGGGTGCCGCCGGTGTCTCTGCCGCGGCCTCCAGCGTCTTCTTCTCCTACATCGGCTTCGACGCCGCCTCCACTGCCGGCGAGGAAGCCCGCAACCCGAAGAAGGACCTGCCCCGGGCGATTATGCTCTCCATGGTCATCGTGACCACCATCTACGTTCTGGTTGCCGTAGCAGCCATCGGAGCCCGCCCTTGGGGCTGGTTCGACGGCACTGACGCCGCCCTGGTGCGAATCCTGGAGGAGACCACCGGGCAGCCGTGGATCGCGTTGGTCTTTGCAGTCGGTGCGGTACTGGCCATCGCCAGCATCGTGCTGACCGTTCTTTACGGCCAGACCCGCATCCTCCTGTCGATGTCCCGGGACGGCCTGGTACCCAAGATCTTCGGCCGTGTCTCGCGCCGCACCGGCACCCCCGTGGCCGGCACGCTGCTGGTGGGCACCGCCGTCGCACTGACAGCGGGCCTGGTCCCGCTGGGCGCACTGGCCGACGCCACCAGCATCGGCACCCTGTTCGCCTTCGCCCTGGTCAACGTGGCAGTCATTTACCTGCGCCGCACCAGGCCCGAGCTGGAGCGCACGTTCCGCGTCCCGCTGTTTCCGCTGACGCCCATCCTCGGTGCCCTCATGTGCGGCTACCTCATGCTTAACCTGGGCGCCGACACCTGGGTGGTCTTCGGAATCTGGATGCTGGTGGGCGTGGCGGCCTACTTCGGCTACGGCCGCCGGAACTCCAGGGTGGCTTCCTTGACTCACGAGGAATACCGTGAGCTGAGCGGGCGAGAATCTTCAACATTGTCCACCCCCGAACCGACGAAGGCAGAGATTTCATGA
- the alr gene encoding alanine racemase, with the protein MRHFAQNTSAPGTVLSGQVSVDLSAISDNVRRLRELSPARHFMAVVKGNAYGHGLVDVAHAALAAGADWLGTAQLTEAIILRRAGITAPVLSWLYLASASSDVIREAVENDVDMSVGSVAQLDVVAGAAREVGRSAAIHLELDSGLSRGGARMEDWPELIAAARKAELNGSLGVRGVWTHLAWADVPAHPANAAAVAAFEDAVRQAREAGLEPELSHVSSSANILDRPEFAFDMVRAGLAIYGLAPADHLDPAEFGLRPALTVTAPVVLVKKVPAGTGVSYEHQAITHESRYLGLIPLGYADGIPKGISGRSIVQLGGRRVPVIGKVCMDQFMVDLGPETGGVRVGDTAVLFGDPDTGAASADEWGSAIGSHGDEIINRIAPRLPRAYECPDYQDSPEGAPHVP; encoded by the coding sequence ATGAGACATTTTGCACAAAACACAAGCGCTCCCGGCACGGTGCTTTCAGGGCAGGTCAGCGTGGACCTGTCGGCCATTTCAGACAACGTGCGCCGGCTCCGGGAGCTCTCTCCCGCCCGGCATTTCATGGCAGTCGTCAAGGGAAATGCCTACGGCCACGGCCTGGTGGACGTGGCCCACGCGGCCCTCGCCGCCGGCGCGGACTGGCTCGGCACCGCCCAGCTCACCGAGGCCATCATTCTCCGCCGGGCCGGCATCACCGCACCGGTCCTTTCCTGGTTATATCTGGCCTCCGCCTCCAGCGATGTCATCCGGGAAGCAGTAGAAAACGACGTCGACATGTCAGTGGGCAGTGTTGCCCAGCTGGACGTCGTGGCGGGCGCCGCCCGCGAGGTTGGACGCTCCGCGGCAATCCACCTGGAACTGGACAGCGGACTCAGCCGCGGCGGGGCCCGCATGGAGGACTGGCCCGAACTGATTGCAGCTGCCCGGAAGGCAGAGCTTAACGGCAGCCTTGGGGTGCGTGGTGTCTGGACACACCTGGCCTGGGCTGATGTTCCGGCCCACCCCGCCAATGCCGCAGCGGTAGCGGCCTTCGAGGATGCGGTGCGGCAGGCCAGGGAAGCAGGCCTGGAGCCGGAGCTGAGCCATGTCTCCAGCTCCGCGAACATCCTGGACCGGCCGGAGTTCGCTTTTGACATGGTGCGGGCGGGTCTGGCGATCTACGGACTGGCACCGGCCGACCACCTGGATCCCGCCGAATTCGGACTGCGGCCAGCCCTCACCGTGACGGCCCCGGTGGTGCTGGTGAAGAAGGTCCCTGCCGGAACGGGAGTGAGTTACGAGCACCAGGCCATCACCCATGAATCCCGGTATCTGGGGCTGATCCCCCTTGGCTACGCCGACGGCATCCCCAAAGGCATTTCCGGACGCAGCATCGTGCAGCTGGGGGGACGCCGCGTTCCGGTGATCGGCAAGGTCTGCATGGACCAGTTCATGGTGGATCTGGGGCCTGAAACGGGAGGGGTCCGTGTTGGTGACACAGCCGTGCTATTTGGCGATCCGGACACGGGGGCGGCGAGCGCCGACGAATGGGGTTCAGCCATCGGCAGCCACGGCGACGAAATCATCAACCGCATAGCACCACGTCTGCCGCGGGCCTACGAATGCCCCGACTACCAGGACAGCCCCGAAGGCGCTCCCCATGTCCCCTGA
- a CDS encoding PucR family transcriptional regulator, with translation MSPEAGTEGLSAVTLQQFLEQLPPELKILHDGGNGSGTLRWVEPSELEDPTPYLLDGEFLLTSGLPFVGEGGTAPKKVDAYVGRLVRARVAALGFGLEPYFHSVPDAVLAACARHNLTLVQVPDTVPFAALGLKFSQLLESDKAKLLRHLADTNRQLMRAVLSARPEHELLAVLVQRVPVWATLVGADGRVRARAGAGPESAMLQPLLARLLAGSGPRVETDSLDLPGSALVFGHPLRSTRDANLGALILGSHSALTPAQNSVVSSAVGLLELLVRQRTSGSLAPSQLATALLLHPDSVMSGGTRHVNTLRDLLAQSTSSSRSAALRVVQGIKADAPAWPAGDSPVRELLQWRRMFDSKLVEVTDYGFAAITRLKVDDGLLAEVEKLGWRLAIGDATELAGLAAAHQRVTSLRSRVRTTGRSARVDDVSWSVAGLLGRDAGTMLAARLLEPVLNQDPERRDAQLLVLRTWLGENGSWDATAKALGLHRNSVRRQINALAELLEMDLNEAQVRAELWFALQFAADVSATAAASAPVQASQER, from the coding sequence ATGTCCCCTGAGGCCGGAACGGAGGGTCTGAGTGCAGTCACACTGCAGCAGTTCCTGGAGCAGCTGCCGCCGGAGCTGAAGATCCTGCACGACGGCGGCAACGGCAGCGGGACCCTGCGATGGGTGGAGCCGAGCGAACTGGAGGACCCAACGCCGTACCTGCTCGACGGCGAGTTCCTCCTCACGTCCGGGCTTCCCTTCGTCGGAGAAGGGGGCACAGCGCCCAAAAAGGTTGACGCGTACGTGGGACGCCTGGTGCGTGCCAGGGTCGCGGCTCTTGGTTTCGGTCTTGAGCCTTATTTCCACTCCGTGCCGGACGCCGTGTTGGCAGCATGTGCACGCCACAACCTGACCCTTGTGCAGGTTCCGGACACCGTTCCGTTTGCGGCGCTTGGCCTCAAGTTTTCCCAGCTGCTGGAATCGGACAAGGCCAAACTGCTCAGGCACTTGGCGGACACCAACCGGCAACTGATGCGGGCAGTCCTTTCAGCCCGGCCTGAGCACGAACTCCTGGCCGTCCTGGTGCAGCGCGTTCCCGTTTGGGCCACTCTGGTGGGGGCCGACGGCCGGGTCCGCGCCCGCGCCGGAGCGGGCCCGGAATCGGCCATGCTTCAACCGCTGCTGGCACGGCTTTTGGCTGGGAGCGGCCCCCGGGTGGAGACGGACTCGCTGGACCTGCCGGGCTCAGCCCTGGTCTTTGGCCATCCCCTCCGCAGTACCAGGGATGCAAACCTGGGGGCCTTGATCCTGGGCAGCCATTCGGCCCTGACTCCCGCGCAGAACAGTGTGGTGTCATCCGCCGTCGGACTGCTGGAGCTGCTGGTGCGCCAGCGGACCAGCGGCTCCCTGGCTCCCAGCCAGCTGGCCACTGCCCTGCTGCTGCACCCGGACAGCGTGATGTCCGGAGGAACGCGCCACGTCAACACCCTGAGGGATCTGCTGGCGCAAAGTACCTCATCGTCCCGCTCGGCGGCACTCCGCGTGGTGCAGGGAATCAAGGCAGATGCTCCCGCGTGGCCTGCCGGCGACAGCCCTGTACGCGAGCTGCTGCAGTGGCGGCGGATGTTTGACAGCAAGCTTGTGGAGGTCACGGACTACGGCTTTGCGGCAATTACCCGGCTCAAGGTCGACGACGGATTGCTGGCCGAGGTGGAAAAGCTGGGGTGGAGGCTGGCCATCGGGGATGCCACCGAGCTTGCCGGCCTCGCAGCCGCCCACCAACGCGTGACCTCCCTGCGGTCACGGGTCAGGACAACGGGCAGGAGCGCCAGGGTGGACGACGTCAGCTGGTCCGTTGCCGGCCTGCTGGGCCGGGACGCCGGAACCATGCTGGCCGCCCGGCTCCTGGAACCCGTCCTCAACCAGGACCCCGAACGCCGGGACGCCCAGCTCCTGGTACTCCGGACCTGGCTCGGTGAGAACGGGAGCTGGGACGCGACGGCGAAGGCGCTCGGCCTGCATCGGAACAGTGTGCGCCGGCAGATCAATGCCCTGGCGGAATTGCTGGAGAT